The stretch of DNA AGAAAAGCATAAATTATGTGGAAGAGTAATACTAAAATTCGGAAAGAAAAAGTAACGCTATTTCATTTTCTATTTAATAATTATCTTATTAGTTGTTGGCACATACCATCCAATCAAATTATTCCTTTATTCTTACACAAAATAAATGACACGATAACTTCATTCCATACGAGTAACAAGTTACAAGTGTAGTACTTGATATATGAATTATTGTACGTAAAAATAAATTGCACATTTGCACACATATTACAAAACGGAAAATCAAGCATTTACAAGAAAAAGCAAGTAAAACAATTTATTAATCATCAGTTAGTTCCACCAAAGAGTTCCTTCAACTTCTTGACTTGGACAGCATCCAATAAAGTGATCTTCTCAATTACATTTGTTGGCAAATCGTTTCCAAACAAAGATGGGCTTGTAGTTTGGAAACCAGGGCTTGCACTATTTAAACTAACAAACGCAAGGGCAGGTTTGTCACCCACATTTACTTGAAAATGCAACAAATTTTGTGGGAATATCATTATGTCACCCTTGTTTAACTTTTTATAATATGCAATATTATCTCCGGAAATAAACCCGGCGATAATTGGACCATCAATTACCAAAATCAGCTCTGAAACTCGATGTGAGTGGATCGGGACAACTCCACCCACACCGATGTCTAGTCGGAGCATTGATAGGCCCAATCCGTTTAAAGCAGGAAATGTTGTGTCAACTGCGAATGTTGCAGCGAGTTTGAAGATGTTAGACGTGTTCCCTGGGACACCTAAGCCAGAGAATACGAAATCATCGACAGTTAAATTTGCTGGATTCTTGCATGGATATCCGGCTGGCCCTACTGGATAATCGAAGTCTGCTACGCAGAAATCTACAACACTTGTAGCTGATGATACGGTTATAAGGATTAGAAATGAGAATAAAAAGGCAACTTTTTGCAATTCCATGTttagaaaatgttgataagagtgTTTAGGTGTGTTGTGTATTGTGTGTAAGTGTGTTTAGCTATGATTTAGGCTTAATGCGGGAAGACTATATATAGGATGTCAAGGTATGTACAATGTTTATTTGATCCACTGATTGCTTACGTGAATATGTTCATAAATCATAATAGTATAATGTGCAGTCGTGTAAGACGACTTCAACCACCGGAAAGGGGAAAGCCTTGGGAAATTTACATGAGCAATTTTGTATTACCAAAAATCACACAAGTTTTAATGATTACAAGGAATTCAAAAGTCAATTAAAACTTTTAACTTATTTTTGTACATAGAATAAAAATATCTAATATCCTAATACACCCCCTTTTACTCAAATGCCCCTTCAGCTTTAAGAGTGGTTCATGAATAGGTTCCAGCCTGATAAGATCGTATGAGGGGAAAGGTTGAGTTTATTGATGATGGCCAATTGGCTTATATAGTTACAATATATGGTGTGAACACAATCAATAATATGGTATAATATTCTAAGACTCATATATGGTATAATATGCTAAGACTCATATATGGTAAGATATTCTAATATCACCGATATTCCTAACACCCCCCCTCAAGCTGGAGCATGGAGATCAAGAATGCCCAGCTTGCGGAGAAGAGACTGAAACTGAGGCCCGCCCAAAGCTTTGGTAAAGATATCAGCTAACTGTGCGGTAGTAGAAACATGAGAAGTCTTAATCAAACCGTCAATAATCGCATCCCGAATAAAATGACAGTCAATCTCGATGTGTTTAGTACGCTCGTGAAAGACGGGATTTTTAGCAAGATCAATAGCCGATTTGCTATCACTAAAAATATGCATAGGAGTCGAAATAGGCACACTAAAATCGAACAGAAGGTTCTTCAACCACTTAAGTTCACATAAGATATTCGCCATGGAACGATATTCAGCCTCGGCCGAAGAAAGAGACACCGTGTTCTGCTTTTTTGTTTTCCACGAAATAGGCGAGTGGCCCAAGAGAATAAACCACCCACTGACGGACCGACGAGACTCCGGGCAATCGCCCCAATCCGAATCACACCAACCCGTGATTGTAGAGGGGCTGGTGGCACTCATCAAAACGCCTTGTCCTGGACACCCTTTGAGGTAGCGAGCCACCCTCAACGCAGCAGCCATGTGCTCCTTCCGAGGTTGTTTAAGAAAGCGAGAAAGAATGTGCACGGCATAAGACACATCCGGCCTCGTGACAGATAAATAAACGAGTCTCCCGACCAGTCGTCGATAGGACTCGCAATCTTCAAGAACTGGCCCTGTAGCAGAACCAAGAGTATGATTTTGTTCCATTGGAGTAGCTGTCGGTTTGCAGCCGAGAAGACCCACCTCGGAGATAATATCCAACGTGTATTTCCGTTGACTAACAAAGATGCCCTCGGAGCTGCGGGCTATTTCGAGACCAAGAAAATATTTAAGAGGACCCAAGTCCTTCATGTGAAAACAATTCCCCAAATACGACTTGaattgagcaacaacggaagaatCATTAACAGCAATGACAAGGTCGTCGACATAAATGAGAATGTAAAGACGTACCTGTCCTTGCGAGTAAATAAATAAAGAATAGTCCGAATAGGACTGCTTGAAGCTGTAAGTTTTGAGAGCCGAAGACAATTTGGCAAACCAACAACGGGGTGCTTGGCGCAAACCATATAAGGACTTTTTGAGACGACATACTTGCCCATCTTTTCCACGACTGAAACCCGGAGGGATTTTCATGTACACTTCATCAGCTAAGTCACCGTGCAAGAAAGCATTATGCATGTCCATTTGGTGGAGCTCCCATTTATTAATAGCTGCGACGGCGAGAAAAGTTCGCACCGTAACCATCTTCACTACAGGGGCGAATGTTTCACCAAAATCCAAGCCTTCCACTTGGTGATTACCAAAGACAACAAGGCGAGCTTTATATCGCTCAATTTCGCCATTGGACTGATATTTAATTTTATAGATCCACCGACACCCAAGAGCCTTCTTATCGGGTGGAAGAGTGGTGAGTTCCCATGTCTCATTTCGTTCCAAAGCCTCAATTTCAGATTTCATAGCTTCGCACCATTCAGTATTGTGAATTGCTTCTTTGAAAGACGGAGGTTCAACACCTGCCGTTACAGCTGCTAAAAAACAGCGATGCTTGGGCGAAAAATTATCGCAATTAACATAATTTGAGAGTGCATAGGACGTACCTGAAGACGACGTTGGAGAGCTCGGTTCGCTTGAGGACGGGGATGGACTTTGTGCTGTTTCGAGAACATACCCTTTTAATCGAGAATTTGGGAATTTCGGACGGTGACCACGACCCATTGCATCATTCGGGACAGTGGCAGGACCGGTATTGTTGGGTGGCTCGGGGCTGGCAGTTGCATCAGGACCAGGACCCGAGACAGAGGGAGAAGCAGGGGAAGGACCCGGGTCAGAAACTGTAGGACCCGTGGTTGTGTCAGCGGTGTCCACAGTAGCCGTGCCAGGGTCAGTTTCTGGTGGCGGTTCCAAAGCCGTGGAGTCTGTGTCAGAGTCATAAACCGGAGGTGTAAGGGGATCGCTAGCAGTAGGTTCCGCCGTATCATTAAATGGGTAAACGGATTCATGAAAAATAACATCTCGAGAGACAAAGTAGGATTTAGTATCAAGATCAAATAGTTTCCAACCCTTCTTATTGTGAGGATACCCAACAAACACACACTTGCGACCTCTTTTTGCAAATTTATCACCTTTAGTATTTTGATTATGAGCAAAACATAAACACCCGAAAACTCGTAAATTGGAATAGGCAGGTGGCTTCCCGTACAAATATTCATATGGGGTTTTATTATTAAGTAAAGGCGTAGGAGTACGATTGATTAAATAAGCTGCGGAAAGAATACATTCACCCCAAAAAGTTTGAGGTAAATTTCCCTGAAAGCGAAGGGCCCGTGCTACGTTCAAGATATGCCGGTGCTTGCGTTCAACCCGCCCATTTTGTTGAGGCGTGCCGACACAAGAGGTCTCAAAATGAATACCATTAGAGAAAAAATACCCGGCCATACAATTGAATTACGTACCATTATCACAACGGACTGTTTTAAGGCCTTTAGAAAATTGAGTAGTGACCATATTAATAAAGCTCATGAACATGTCTGTAACCTCAACTTTATCAAGCAATAAATAGACCCACGTAGCACGGGAGTAATCATCCACAATCGTCAAGAAATATCGTGCCCCACATGATGATGCAATACGATAAGGACCCCACAAATCgcaatgtattaattcaaaaaaaatcgGAAGCACGTTTATTATTCAAATCAAAAGTATTACGGTGTTGTTTCGCAAAGTGACACACGTCACAAACATTCTCTTTATTGTAAACTAAACTACTCAAAGAGGGAATGGTCTTGACAATTTTATCTGATGGATGCCCCAGACGCTTATGCCACATATCAAAAGTACCTTGATCAGTTATACTATGAACCGTCAACGGTCGCTCCCCCGCACAAATCCAATAAAGTCCATCCCGTAGCTCACCGACTCCAATCGTCGTCCTCGAGGAACGGTCCTGTATAAGACATGAATTTTGGGAGAATTCAAAGAAATAGttagtttttgttgttatttgagAAATTGAAAGTAAGTTGCACTTCAAACTTGGAACATATAGCACGTTATGTAGAGTAAGAGATGGGTTGATATAAACAGAACCCATTGTCGTGGACACGACTTGCTGCCCATTAGGAAGACAAACGGGTCGGCCTGGAATCGTGAGACGGTCCTCCAAATATTGTAGAGTACCTGTAACATGATTAGAGGCTCCTGTATCAAGTATCCAATAACACATACCACTGAGACGGTCGCCAGCAAGAAGAGACTTGGCAGTAGCGCCAGAGATAACTGCATTTACTTGAGTCGCTGGTTCCTTATCACGGTTTGAACCCGAGCCCGAGGCAGCAGCACCCCCGTCTCTCCCACGAGACAACTCCCTGCGCCAACGACGATACTCAGCTATCGTCCGTGGTCTCTCACCCCACCAATCTGGAAACCGTTTCGATTTGAAGAAACAGTTTGATACTTCATGACCCCTGGTTTCGCAAAAGACACAAAACAACTGTCGTTGTGCGCCCTTTTCCTGATCACGCAACACCCTCCAGTCGACAGAGGTATTAGGAACGGCAAATGCCGCAACTTCAGAGACATCGGGGGCAGATTCGACTTTCAAGCGTTCTTGTTGAACTACTACACTGTATGCACGATTTAGACTCGGAAGTGGTTCGAGTTGGAACTGCTGGGACCTAACACCTCCATATAAGGTGGTGTCGAGACCCATAAAAAACTGGTGCAGTCATTCATTGTCAAGACGTTGAAGAGCAGCGGTGCCAATTCCGCGTTCGCATTTGCCACACGTACAAGCAAACGGTTGTTCGTGTACAATAAGAGCATCCCATAGAGATTTTAATTTACCATAGTAAGAGGTTACGTCCATACCTTTGGTTTGTTTACAGTTATTGAGTTGAGTCTGAAAATTATGGATTTTGGTGCCATCAACCACATCGAATTGTGCTTTCAATTCTGCCCATAACACCGATGCATCCGCTACGTACGAGACGTTGTCGAGAATGGAGGGATCGATCGAGTTGCGAAGCCATTGCACAAGAGTGCAATGAACGGCCTCCCAATTAGCAAGGTTGAATTTTCCTCTTGGTTTTTTTAATCGAACCATCGACGAAGCCAAACTTGCGTCTTGCTTTGAGAGACATCGTCATGGAATGTTGCCAGTCATGGTAATTGCCACGACGAAGCATAATATTTGATATTTTCGCACCCGGACCATCTTGGGAACCGAGGTAGTAAGGGTTGGAGGGGTCGATTTTTGGAAAGTCGAGCACGGACTCGTCTTCCTTAGGAGGCATGGTGGCTGAATTAATGATTTTCGTGTTTGATAATTTTTAGGTTTAGGTTTAATTTTGATTTAAAATCCCTGATACCATGATAAGATCGTATGAGGGGAAAGGTTGAGTTTATTGATGATGGCCAATTGGCTTATATAGTTACAATATATGGTGTGAACACAATCAATAATATGGTATAATATTCTAAGACTCATATATGGTATAATATGCTAAGACTCATATATGGTAAGATATTCTAATATCACCGATATTCCTAACACAGCCCTATATATACTATGTGCGAAAACTCACTAGTGAAATATTGAGGTTCCTAGGATTTAATTTCGTGACCTCTTGATCACCTAGCTTTGATATCATGTCAAGGAACCATCTAAGTCAAAAGCTTAAACTAATGGTTGGAGTTCTAAGATTGATTTTATAGTCAAACACGCTCCCTCACTTGAATGCCCTCCCAATACCTGGTACTAATATTCCACTTAAGAAGTGAAAGTGGTGAGATTTGAACCAATAACCTTTTGATCACAGTGTCTCTAATACTTTGTTAGATAAGTtatctcaaccaaaagcttaacATGATGGTTAAGATCCAATCAATATTTAATATCCTAATAAAGTCAAATGTAAGTAAGTGAGTTACGATTATCAAAAGAGTATTTGATTTTATAGTTAGTATAAGAGTTGTCGTTTTAGAGGTAAGTAGCTAAAGCTAGttctttaaaaaaacaaaaaaaacaaaaaagaatcttatctttattaatgcaGAAGACAATACTGAATCCAGGacgcgccacgtcattaatacaacctttttttttatttttttttattttggaaattcaagttatggtgggacccgttagtgtgcaaattatttatttcttcagaagtccgccaatacaaacatgcgacaaattccgtcttagaacaaatactatgaaataattttatacattctgaataaatgaaattaatgacatataagcggaatgaattaaaaatcggaataaatgaaactaattacaaattattgatttacataatttaaaaaaaattaaataacaataaattacataattacgagaaggattTATATTTAGTtacgggattgaattacatataatgcgaataaattacatgcataattttttaaaactagatagtacgatatatttttttaaaaaaaatcatgacggagtatttacttacaGTAAAAATCTCGGCAACTTAACTACcagccgcgcacaccgaaaatgGTAGGTGACAATAATAGACTACCGAGTAAATTTACTCTTCAACAAGCGTTTCAAgcaaaaattatttttttatctctaaaaaaaacaaataaatgttgacatttattgaaatatttaaattttaaaatttttaaaaattataaCACAAACGATTAACAAttgttttaataagtatttttttaaatataacacgataattaaataattgtCAAACTTTAAcatatgtttttttttaaaaaaaaaaagatcctcTCAGATCTGTAAAGAAAGCCGTTCATCACCGAGAATTTATTTACTTGGAGCAAAAATTATGGCAACTTTACTATCAGTCGCGCACTAAACCCGACCACAACTGAAAACCGTGTACGAATCCTATTAAGACATTAGTAGATGTCACTTATCCGGATCTGCTTGCACAATTGTGGAATCCGGAATATCTCTAGCAAAGGGCAATCCTCGCCCCTACTCACGAGATTGTTGAATCAGTAAATGAATATGCTTTGTCGCTTATTAAAAAGGATGAGAGAATTTATTTAAGCTCCGATGAGGTGTGTAGTGGTGACAGAGGTACAGGTGACGGTGACATTCACTCTACTGAATTCCTCAACAGTATAAAATGTGCCGGACTCCCGAATCACCAATTGAGGTTGAAGGTCGGTGCTATGGTGATGCTTCTGCGAAACATTGATCAATCACGTGGGTTGTGTAACGGTACGAGACTAATTGTGACTGATCTGGGGGCACGCGTGATAAGATGTACTGTCTTAACTCGTAGTCATAAAGGTAATAGAGTGCATACTGCTCGACTACGACTACTAATGTAGTCTATCATGAAATTTGTGATTCAAATATGCGTACTTCTACTACGACTACTAATATAGTCtatcatgaaatttttcaatttttagaataatttgcatatgttaaagttgattattaaattatattttttttatcggGATGTAAAGTGTTTTATGTatgcaaattttatttacaatagtGGATTACTTTATTTCCTCTTAAATCAttgcatgtgaacacgtatttgtaacaagtttaaacattagttatgtagatcgctgatttataccaactagataagtacaatagaaatgaaaaaaaaaatacatcaaAAAATATTTATATCGGCCCAagtacatacccgtgcaattttgcacgggtttaaaactagttacaCTTAATTGTCAAGCTTTAGAAATTACTTCGGGTAATTGTTTTGTTACAAGGAAGGTTCCTTTAATGTCGTTTGTTTGTCTCTTATTTGATTTACCAACTTTTTAAGGTCGGGCTTCGAGTTTTATTAAACGTTTTTGAATTATAATTGGCTGAACCGACATCTCTTTCTGTCAGatttcttttcctttcttttgTGAGGGACAACTTAACTTTGAATTTGTTATCTTTGATCTGGTTGCGATCGGATTGGTTCTAATTGGTTTGTCGGGGCCTTTGGTTTTGGTGGTGTCTTGGTATTCGTCCATGGTTGAGTGTTTTTGCAGAGTTGGTTGTTTGCGTTGGTGTTGTGGGATTGGGTCGGTAGTAGTTCTTTGTTTATTCAACTTATTTGTTCTCTAAATCTCTTCTTTTAATTGTAAGAAAAAAAGATTGTAGTAACCAGAGGATAGTAGAAATACCAGACGAATAGAAGCGATCAGAAATTAGAATCACAATAATAAGTAGTGCCGTGGTagaagccactgccttgaaaactatttgcccggtacgaccgtggtggcgatcagctagtgccggtagttccccaaggataacactacagTCTCCACGCAGTTTcgcccactcggaactgtgagacttggaacgaaaTATAGCAGAACTAAACTCAGGAATTTATTAGAATGAACAACAGAGAAAAAGAGAGGAGAAGTGTGTTTTCGATTGTGTATAAACTGGAGATGAGTTGCTCTATTTATAGTAAAAATAGAGCAACAGATGAGCAAAAACTGCTCCACATAATCAGAGGTCAAAAGACGTGATTAGTAGAGAATAATCAGCTTCTTATAAGCCCACTAACAGTCTTATTGGACTGATTCTCATAGCAGTTGGTTACACAGTCCACTTCGCACTCAAAAGCCCAAAAAGGTAAAATagggcctttggcccgcaccgcaggtgctctacccaaacccaaacccgagcccgagctcaAGCCGGGAcgggccggcgcgcgcgcgcgtgtgtgtttgGGCCCATACCCACAGGCCCAACACTCACCACAAAAGCCTCCTTGGACCAATCTCTTAACCCATCAATCATTGGTAGCAATATAAACATCAAAAAAGAGGAGTTTCCCACCGATGTGAGACAAACTCTCACAACAAAACTGACTTTGTTGCTTTTCAATGCATCACTGCCAACATTAATCTCTCATTTCTTCCTTGTATTTTAATGGATTATGAGTTCTTTCTTCACAATCTTAGTGCTGTTTTTGCTTCGGAGGATTTTGGTAGTGATGATGACGTCCTTATTAAGTGGATTTTGGAGTTAGGGGAGCAGTCTATCTCTAATTTGAATTTGTTAAAGGATAGGGATAACACTCTCTTTAAGGAAAGTAATGTCTCTTTGGCTTCACTTCTTTACATGTCAGCTCTCAAGTTTTTATGTTTTCTCGGGATTCCACCCTTTCATGACCAGCCCACGGCTTCTTCCACTGCAATTTCTTTGATCCTAAATTTAGCATTTTGCGAACTAAAACTTTCCAATTATACAAAGGCTTGGTCTTACTCCAACTTTGTCTTAACTTTTGAACCCACCAATGTTAAGGCGCTATACCATAGAGGCTTAGCATTCAAGCAGCTGAACTCCCTTACCGAGGCTCTTGCTAACTTTGAATCTGCTTTGAAACTTGACCCGAATAATAAAGATATTAGTCGTGAACTTCGTTCTGTGGTTGACTGTTTAGCACTCAATCTCAATGAAAAGCCGGTCTCTTATCAATTCGACCCTTTGGCCACAATCAAGAAAGGTAAGAAACATATACTTTTGTTATGAAGAGGTAGAGAAATGTGTACTTCCTTATGAAGAAGTTGGGTAAGCGTCTTCTAGTTTAGCACCATTAGTACAAGCAATACCATCAA from Silene latifolia isolate original U9 population chromosome 10, ASM4854445v1, whole genome shotgun sequence encodes:
- the LOC141609086 gene encoding auxin-binding protein ABP19b-like, translating into MELQKVAFLFSFLILITVSSATSVVDFCVADFDYPVGPAGYPCKNPANLTVDDFVFSGLGVPGNTSNIFKLAATFAVDTTFPALNGLGLSMLRLDIGVGGVVPIHSHRVSELILVIDGPIIAGFISGDNIAYYKKLNKGDIMIFPQNLLHFQVNVGDKPALAFVSLNSASPGFQTTSPSLFGNDLPTNVIEKITLLDAVQVKKLKELFGGTN